A stretch of Blastocatellia bacterium DNA encodes these proteins:
- a CDS encoding 1-phosphofructokinase family hexose kinase, which translates to MLDTDKYILIVSLNTGIDRIIYLSNFELGKISRATRVVEQAGGKAVNVARALVALGKRVLVIGFVGSFTGQHIRQNLLDSKIPARLIPISGGSRSCYILIDENKKQDTVINEPGPEITSIEFNQFYQELITYLPKASMLICSGSLPRGVSNNSYQQFVNLAHSYKIPALVDASGETLKLALQAKPYLIKPNRDEAENLLNKSISDKEALIAAREIHQSGVAIGLISLGDKGVAATWSNGELFLAAPKLDAINCVGCGDAFLAGCASAIIENKHPQEIISWGVAAGSANALVGGANINLSEVERLKNGLIY; encoded by the coding sequence ATGCTAGATACAGATAAATATATTCTAATCGTTAGCTTAAACACAGGTATTGACAGAATTATTTATCTTTCTAATTTTGAGTTAGGAAAGATTTCTCGTGCTACAAGAGTAGTTGAGCAAGCAGGAGGCAAAGCCGTTAATGTTGCTCGCGCTCTTGTAGCTTTGGGCAAGCGCGTTTTAGTAATTGGGTTTGTTGGAAGTTTTACAGGTCAACATATCCGCCAAAATCTACTAGATAGCAAAATACCTGCTCGGCTAATCCCTATTTCTGGAGGCTCTCGTAGTTGTTATATCTTAATTGATGAAAATAAAAAACAAGACACTGTTATTAATGAACCAGGGCCAGAAATAACTTCTATAGAATTTAATCAATTTTACCAAGAATTAATTACTTATTTACCTAAAGCCTCAATGTTGATTTGTAGCGGCAGTTTACCAAGAGGAGTAAGTAATAATTCTTACCAACAATTTGTTAACTTAGCACATTCCTATAAAATCCCTGCTTTAGTTGATGCTAGCGGTGAAACTCTTAAACTAGCCTTACAAGCAAAACCTTACTTAATTAAACCTAATCGAGACGAAGCTGAAAATTTATTAAATAAATCTATTTCTGATAAAGAAGCTTTAATAGCAGCTAGAGAAATCCATCAATCAGGCGTGGCTATAGGGCTAATTTCTTTAGGAGATAAAGGAGTAGCAGCCACTTGGTCAAATGGAGAGCTTTTTTTAGCAGCACCAAAACTTGATGCAATAAATTGTGTAGGTTGTGGAGATGCTTTTTTAGCAGGTTGTGCAAGTGCAATTATAGAAAACAAACACCCTCAAGAAATAATTTCTTGGGGTGTGGCCGCAGGTTCAGCTAATGCCTTAGTTGGTGGAGCTAATATAAACCTATCAGAGGTTGAACGTTTAAAAAATGGGTTAATTTATTAA
- a CDS encoding glucose 1-dehydrogenase: MKQFQDRVALITGASSGIGEATARRFAQAGANVGLIGRNQENLTQIVNSINQEGGQAFPIVVDLATSSGPKEAVEKAVEKFGKIDILVNAAGIISMGNISNTSMQAWDEMMHINLRIVFELMQLVLPFMKAPYGNIVNVSSVTGLRSFPGVLAYCVSKAAVDQLTRCAALELAEKGIRVNSVNPGVVVTNLHRRSGMSEENYEAFLERSKTTHPLGRAGTTNEVADLILFLASDQAGWITGANYAIDGGRALTCAR, from the coding sequence ATGAAACAATTTCAAGATCGTGTAGCATTAATTACAGGTGCAAGTTCTGGTATTGGGGAAGCTACAGCACGTCGTTTTGCTCAAGCTGGTGCCAATGTAGGACTTATTGGACGTAACCAAGAAAATTTAACTCAAATAGTAAATTCTATTAATCAAGAAGGTGGTCAAGCATTTCCAATTGTAGTTGATCTAGCAACTAGTAGTGGCCCTAAAGAAGCTGTTGAAAAAGCAGTAGAAAAATTTGGCAAAATTGACATCCTAGTCAATGCAGCAGGCATTATTAGCATGGGTAATATTTCTAACACATCTATGCAGGCTTGGGATGAAATGATGCACATAAATTTACGTATTGTTTTTGAATTAATGCAATTAGTTCTTCCATTTATGAAAGCACCTTATGGAAATATTGTTAATGTGTCTAGTGTTACTGGACTAAGGTCTTTTCCGGGAGTTTTAGCATATTGTGTTAGTAAAGCTGCTGTAGATCAACTTACACGCTGTGCAGCTTTAGAGTTAGCCGAAAAAGGGATCCGTGTTAATTCGGTAAATCCTGGAGTAGTAGTAACTAATTTACATCGTCGTAGCGGTATGAGTGAAGAAAATTATGAAGCATTTTTAGAACGTAGCAAGACAACTCACCCACTTGGACGAGCAGGAACAACGAATGAAGTAGCAGACTTGATTTTATTCTTAGCATCTGATCAAGCAGGTTGGATTACAGGTGCTAATTATGCTATTGATGGTGGACGGGCGTTAACTTGTGCTAGATAA
- a CDS encoding ABC transporter permease — translation MIVILLAQIYLIRNFADVIDRSIEHLILVIISTLTAIFLGIPLAILLIKYPRLSKLILSVANIVQTIPSLALFGFLIPIPYLGGIGMRTAIISLVLYALLPIIHNTITGIKSIDPALSEAAEAMGMTYWQKLFRLELPLAARSIIAGIRISAVTGVGVATIAAAIGAGGLGVYIFRGVSMVDHQVILAGAIPAALLALLVDLLLAIVEKKVTHP, via the coding sequence ATGATAGTCATCTTACTAGCACAAATATATTTAATTCGTAATTTTGCGGATGTTATAGATCGTAGTATAGAACATTTAATTTTAGTAATTATTTCTACTTTAACAGCAATTTTCCTAGGTATACCTCTTGCTATTTTATTAATAAAGTACCCAAGACTAAGTAAATTAATTCTAAGTGTTGCAAATATTGTACAAACTATTCCTAGTTTAGCTCTTTTTGGTTTTTTAATCCCAATTCCTTATTTAGGTGGAATTGGGATGCGTACAGCAATTATTTCACTAGTGCTTTATGCTTTACTACCAATAATCCATAACACAATTACAGGAATAAAAAGCATTGATCCTGCCTTAAGTGAAGCGGCTGAAGCAATGGGAATGACTTATTGGCAAAAACTTTTTCGCCTAGAACTACCTTTAGCAGCGCGAAGTATTATTGCAGGAATTAGAATTTCTGCTGTTACTGGTGTAGGTGTAGCCACTATTGCAGCGGCTATTGGGGCTGGGGGCTTAGGAGTTTATATTTTTCGTGGTGTTTCAATGGTTGACCATCAAGTCATTTTAGCTGGAGCAATTCCAGCAGCCTTACTAGCTCTTTTAGTAGATTTATTATTAGCAATAGTAGAAAAAAAAGTTACTCATCCTTAA
- a CDS encoding peroxiredoxin, which produces MPNVGEKAPEFSLSANDGKTYSLSQFQGKNNIVLVFYPGDDTPTCTKQLCDYRDGWERFQQFDSIVLGVSTNDMEAHKKFATKYNFPFPLLEDPNRAICKAYGVMMLGGLLGVTNRAVFIIDKQGVIRYKHVEMIPITRRTKEELFDALKAIAK; this is translated from the coding sequence ATGCCAAATGTTGGTGAGAAAGCTCCAGAATTTTCGCTGTCTGCTAATGATGGAAAAACTTATTCATTAAGCCAATTCCAAGGTAAAAATAATATTGTTTTAGTTTTTTACCCTGGGGATGATACTCCAACTTGTACTAAACAACTTTGTGACTACCGGGATGGGTGGGAAAGATTTCAACAATTTGACTCGATTGTCTTGGGAGTAAGCACCAATGATATGGAAGCACATAAAAAATTTGCAACCAAATATAATTTTCCTTTCCCACTCTTAGAAGATCCAAATCGTGCTATTTGTAAGGCTTATGGCGTAATGATGCTAGGTGGTTTATTAGGCGTAACTAACCGAGCAGTATTTATTATTGATAAACAAGGTGTTATTCGATATAAACACGTTGAAATGATTCCTATTACTAGGCGAACTAAAGAAGAATTATTTGATGCTCTAAAAGCTATTGCTAAATAA
- a CDS encoding SH3 domain-containing protein, which produces MKYLIIILLLILSLSTGCNSLNKISEPEMLFSSITLSPQTYIYERPVARSERIDTLKEGVSIEILQDPKNRWLKVRVPSGKIGWVESRDILRREYLEEWMQLKKRVETRELQMKADTLDDANLRLRPGRDTVKVYKIFGAKTLEVYDVAHTERPGSKPVETINITDPKLKQIDPKAKKSKKSKKNPNSEIKYDTWYLVKTPENTVGWIYSGLVDIHVPEELALMSENKVIVSWRILTSTTDATGKEHPMYLSIEREPNSNKDFDRVRVLYWNNKKSRYDLLYNISGISGIFPIESTQVNDLATAKPTFKIRYLSQDDPNVIIVDDYEITGTQAKKVNSTTEALQILADEPMENS; this is translated from the coding sequence ATGAAGTATTTAATAATCATCCTTTTACTAATCTTAAGTCTTTCAACAGGGTGTAATTCACTTAATAAAATCAGCGAACCGGAAATGCTTTTTAGTTCTATTACACTATCACCCCAAACTTATATTTATGAACGTCCTGTTGCGAGAAGTGAAAGAATAGACACATTAAAAGAAGGCGTTTCAATAGAAATTCTTCAAGATCCAAAAAACCGTTGGCTTAAAGTGCGCGTTCCTTCGGGCAAAATTGGTTGGGTAGAGTCCCGCGATATTTTACGTCGTGAGTACTTAGAAGAATGGATGCAACTGAAAAAACGTGTTGAAACGCGAGAATTACAAATGAAAGCTGATACTTTGGATGATGCTAATCTAAGATTGCGTCCGGGTCGTGATACAGTCAAGGTCTATAAGATTTTTGGTGCTAAAACTTTAGAAGTTTATGATGTTGCGCATACAGAAAGACCTGGTTCTAAACCTGTTGAAACTATCAACATAACAGATCCAAAATTAAAACAAATCGATCCAAAAGCTAAAAAATCAAAAAAATCAAAGAAAAATCCTAATTCTGAAATTAAATACGACACTTGGTATTTAGTTAAAACTCCTGAAAATACTGTAGGTTGGATTTATTCTGGTTTAGTAGATATTCATGTTCCAGAAGAACTTGCCTTAATGTCTGAAAATAAAGTAATTGTTTCCTGGCGTATTTTAACTAGTACAACTGATGCAACAGGAAAAGAGCATCCAATGTATTTATCAATTGAGCGCGAGCCAAATTCCAACAAAGATTTTGACCGCGTTAGGGTTCTTTATTGGAATAATAAAAAGTCTCGCTATGATTTACTTTATAACATATCTGGCATTAGTGGTATTTTTCCTATAGAAAGCACACAAGTAAATGATTTAGCTACAGCTAAACCTACTTTTAAGATTCGTTATTTAAGCCAAGATGACCCTAATGTTATTATTGTTGATGACTATGAAATAACAGGAACACAAGCTAAAAAAGTTAATAGCACTACAGAAGCTTTACAAATTCTTGCTGACGAACCTATGGAGAACTCTTAG
- the thiO gene encoding glycine oxidase ThiO, with product MYSDIIVIGGGLIGCGIAAQQASSGLKVNLFERGELIKEASWAAAGMLAPQSELTAITPLFLLCQKSLAIYPEFTKKLYEQTRLDPCHRSEGSLQLAFDQLSAQELEKKLNWQASAGLNLRKLTSNEVKEFIPSISSKVLTGYYLPDEHQVDNRKLSESIVKQAQIAGVNFHLGSQVTEIIVEQNKAVGIIANGERHLASKIINAAGSWASLFSLPNFPKHILPEIKPVRGQMLAVKASPKTLSYTLHSKHIYLVPRFDGTIIIGSTTEHVGYDKSVTINGLENLSTEAKTIIPELANASLVSAWAGLRPASIDLLPILGEHSQLPGFVFATGHYRNGILLAPITIELISKLIFTGKTDELLLPFSPNRFISTAKAS from the coding sequence ATGTATTCAGATATTATTGTTATTGGTGGTGGTTTAATAGGGTGTGGTATTGCTGCACAACAAGCTAGCAGCGGGCTAAAGGTAAATTTGTTTGAACGAGGAGAGTTAATTAAAGAAGCTTCCTGGGCTGCGGCTGGAATGCTTGCTCCTCAATCTGAACTAACAGCTATTACACCATTATTTTTACTTTGTCAAAAAAGCTTAGCTATTTATCCAGAGTTCACTAAAAAACTTTATGAGCAAACAAGATTAGACCCTTGTCACCGTTCAGAAGGTTCTTTACAATTAGCTTTTGACCAGCTTTCAGCACAAGAGCTAGAAAAAAAGCTTAATTGGCAAGCATCTGCGGGGCTAAATTTAAGAAAACTAACCTCAAATGAAGTAAAAGAGTTTATACCAAGTATTTCTTCTAAAGTTCTTACAGGCTATTACTTGCCAGATGAACACCAAGTAGATAACCGTAAATTATCAGAAAGTATAGTAAAACAGGCTCAAATAGCTGGAGTAAACTTTCATCTTGGTAGCCAAGTCACAGAAATAATAGTAGAGCAAAACAAAGCTGTAGGAATAATTGCTAATGGTGAACGCCACTTAGCTAGCAAAATAATAAATGCTGCTGGTAGTTGGGCCAGCTTATTTAGCTTACCTAATTTTCCTAAACATATACTGCCAGAAATAAAACCTGTTCGTGGACAAATGCTAGCAGTAAAGGCGAGTCCTAAAACATTAAGCTATACTCTACATTCAAAACATATTTATTTAGTTCCTCGCTTTGATGGGACAATTATTATTGGTAGTACAACCGAGCATGTAGGTTATGATAAAAGTGTTACTATCAATGGTTTAGAAAATTTATCTACAGAAGCAAAAACAATTATTCCTGAACTTGCTAATGCTAGTTTGGTTTCTGCTTGGGCAGGATTAAGGCCTGCTAGCATAGATTTACTGCCGATTTTAGGAGAGCATAGTCAATTACCAGGATTTGTTTTTGCTACCGGCCACTATCGTAATGGAATTTTGCTAGCTCCTATTACTATAGAGCTAATTTCTAAACTAATCTTTACAGGAAAAACAGATGAACTTCTTTTGCCCTTTAGCCCAAATAGATTTATTTCAACAGCTAAAGCGAGCTAG
- a CDS encoding acyl-CoA thioesterase — translation MTEKFSIQEYVRWSDVDYAGLICYGAYLRFFEMAETELFRAVGLPYGKVFEDYDLWLPRVQLHSEFHHPALLDDLLTVSAFIGRIGNKSLTLNFEVYRAKDEILLAEGRFIMVAVSRKDFKSMALPQGLIEKLARFSC, via the coding sequence ATGACAGAAAAATTTTCTATTCAAGAATATGTTCGTTGGAGCGATGTTGATTATGCAGGACTAATTTGCTATGGAGCATATTTGCGCTTTTTTGAAATGGCAGAAACAGAGCTATTTCGTGCTGTTGGACTTCCCTACGGAAAAGTATTTGAAGATTATGACTTATGGCTACCTCGTGTCCAACTACACTCTGAATTTCATCACCCTGCTCTACTTGACGATTTGCTAACCGTTTCTGCTTTTATCGGACGTATAGGAAATAAATCCTTAACCTTAAACTTTGAGGTTTATAGAGCTAAAGATGAAATACTACTAGCTGAGGGCCGTTTTATTATGGTAGCTGTTAGCCGCAAAGATTTTAAGTCTATGGCACTTCCACAAGGTTTAATAGAGAAACTAGCTCGCTTTAGCTGTTGA
- a CDS encoding energy transducer TonB has translation MKQEIFTFIENESVFVRFKRVVTESLQEFKKDPKKFIQDTFRGDPSMAKHRRYLRVGIAGSVFFWMLGMIIYIGIYYWKPPEIAKEEDQLQKIVDLTPLKAPELLPAPKAAERAGGGGGGGRREMTPPSKGKPPKASLEQPQIVAPTTKPPEIKNPSLPVVPVIQVQPELVAKNNDINIPTGVVTGVPGPPSDGPGSGSGIGTGKGGGVGSGDGTGLGPGRGYNTGGGNPNIGGGDGIYSAGASGIKQPQILSKQKPKYTEDARRDKIQGVVVLSAVFRRDGTITDVKVVRGLGYGLDEEAIKAAYLIKFVPGSKDGQAVNVRARLEFTFSLL, from the coding sequence ATGAAACAAGAAATCTTTACATTTATTGAAAATGAATCCGTGTTTGTTAGATTCAAGCGAGTAGTTACTGAATCGTTACAAGAATTCAAAAAAGATCCTAAAAAATTTATTCAGGATACTTTCCGCGGCGATCCTTCAATGGCTAAACATCGTCGTTACTTGCGTGTTGGTATAGCTGGTTCAGTATTCTTTTGGATGCTGGGTATGATCATTTATATTGGTATTTATTACTGGAAACCACCTGAAATAGCTAAAGAAGAAGATCAATTACAAAAAATTGTTGATCTAACACCTCTTAAAGCACCTGAACTTCTGCCCGCACCAAAAGCAGCAGAACGTGCTGGTGGTGGTGGCGGCGGTGGTCGTCGTGAAATGACTCCACCATCAAAAGGAAAACCACCCAAAGCTTCTTTAGAGCAACCACAAATTGTTGCTCCAACAACAAAACCACCTGAAATTAAAAACCCCTCCCTTCCTGTTGTGCCAGTTATTCAAGTACAACCTGAATTAGTAGCTAAAAACAATGATATTAATATCCCTACAGGGGTTGTTACTGGTGTACCCGGGCCTCCATCAGATGGCCCTGGTTCAGGTAGCGGCATTGGAACTGGTAAAGGTGGTGGTGTAGGTTCAGGAGATGGAACGGGTTTAGGCCCTGGTCGTGGCTACAATACTGGCGGCGGCAATCCAAATATTGGTGGTGGTGATGGCATTTATAGTGCTGGTGCTAGTGGAATTAAACAACCTCAAATTCTTTCTAAACAAAAACCTAAATATACAGAAGACGCTCGACGCGATAAGATTCAAGGTGTAGTAGTTCTTTCAGCAGTTTTTCGTAGAGATGGCACTATTACTGATGTTAAAGTTGTTCGCGGTCTTGGTTATGGTTTAGATGAAGAAGCAATTAAGGCAGCCTACTTAATTAAGTTTGTTCCAGGATCAAAAGATGGACAAGCTGTTAATGTTCGCGCCCGTTTAGAGTTTACATTTAGCTTGTTATAA
- a CDS encoding DedA family protein, giving the protein MIEKIRAWTRKIYLRSQEWGKSPNCIRDLTVLAFISCTIIPIPVEALLIAIIAAAPRRWLRAALAITIGSILGALICYLAGNLLLGKAIYLLQYIAPANNWEEVKNSVSKEGIVYIAIASFTPGLFRVGMVAAGVLSYNILFFVIGVSIGRAIRFFLESALLRIFGNKLSVVLEKYFELISLVTGTLGLVVLVIMRLTQ; this is encoded by the coding sequence TTGATTGAAAAAATACGTGCTTGGACACGAAAAATTTATCTAAGATCTCAAGAATGGGGAAAATCGCCTAATTGTATTAGAGATTTAACAGTTTTAGCTTTTATAAGTTGTACAATAATACCAATTCCAGTAGAAGCACTTTTAATTGCTATTATTGCCGCAGCACCACGTCGCTGGCTTAGAGCAGCTTTAGCAATAACTATTGGCTCAATTCTAGGTGCATTGATTTGCTACTTAGCCGGTAATTTACTATTAGGTAAAGCCATTTATCTTTTACAATATATTGCTCCAGCAAATAATTGGGAAGAAGTTAAAAATTCTGTTAGCAAAGAAGGTATAGTCTATATAGCTATAGCTTCTTTTACACCAGGCCTCTTTCGTGTTGGAATGGTAGCGGCTGGAGTTTTAAGCTATAACATACTGTTTTTTGTTATAGGCGTTTCTATTGGTAGAGCAATAAGATTTTTCCTAGAATCCGCACTATTACGTATTTTTGGAAATAAATTAAGCGTAGTATTAGAAAAATATTTTGAGCTAATATCACTAGTAACTGGCACCCTAGGATTAGTAGTGTTAGTAATAATGAGGCTAACACAATAG
- a CDS encoding sodium-translocating pyrophosphatase, giving the protein MINSLKNKQLTSQLIGILAIMLVILLAPNTTWASEANIVLPDLNKDVGGMPGKTLLYGGLLVSFLGMGFGLLHLIPLKNLPVHKSMADISDLIWETCKTYLVTQVRFILILEVCIGAVMVYYFAVLQHFEIPRVVIIMLWSLIGILGSCGVAWFGIRVNTYANSRAAFGSLQGKPWPTYDVPLKAGMSIGMLLISVELLLMLIILLFIDPKNAGACFIGFAVGESLGASALRIAGGIFTKIADIGSDLMKIVFNIKEDDARNPGVIADCTGDNAGDSVGPSADGFETYGVTGVALITFILLAVNQKTAGANYELIQVQLLVWIFVMRILMVLTSVVSYFINQIIAKAKYGNADKMNFEAPLTSLVWLTSLLSVGVTYAASFFLVKDLGDGSLWWKLSTIISCGTLAGAIIPELTKIFTSTDSAHVREVVTSSKEGGASLNVLSGLVAGNFSGYWMGMVIMLLMGLSYWVSLAGLDTLMAAPAVFAFGLVAFGFLGMGPVTIAVDSYGPVTDNAQSVYELSLIENIPNIKEEIKKQFGFEPNFDKAKHFLEENDGAGNTFKATAKPVLIGTAVVGATTMIFSIIQILKDSFGDAQAIERLALVNPMVLLGLITGGAVIYWFTGASMQAVTTGAYQAVEFIKKNIKLEGVDKASVTDSKKVVEICTQYAQKGMFNIFLTVFFSTLAFACFEPFFFIGYLISIAIFGLYQAVFMANAGGAWDNAKKVVEVELKQKGTPLHAATVVGDTVGDPFKDTSSVAMNPVIKFTTLFGLLAVELAVEMTKADQGTLLRGLAIGFFLASLFFVWRSFYSMRINSAA; this is encoded by the coding sequence ATGATTAACTCATTGAAAAATAAACAATTAACATCCCAACTAATAGGTATTCTTGCTATTATGTTGGTGATATTGCTTGCCCCAAATACAACTTGGGCAAGTGAAGCAAATATTGTCTTACCAGACCTAAATAAAGATGTTGGAGGAATGCCTGGTAAAACTCTACTTTATGGTGGTCTACTGGTATCTTTTCTAGGCATGGGTTTTGGATTATTGCACCTGATCCCATTAAAAAATCTTCCTGTACACAAGTCCATGGCTGATATTTCTGATCTAATTTGGGAAACCTGTAAAACATATCTGGTTACTCAAGTACGTTTTATTTTAATTCTAGAAGTTTGTATTGGCGCAGTAATGGTTTACTACTTTGCAGTATTACAACATTTTGAAATACCAAGAGTAGTTATCATTATGTTATGGAGTTTAATAGGAATTCTTGGTAGTTGTGGAGTAGCCTGGTTTGGTATTAGAGTAAATACATATGCTAATTCCCGTGCTGCTTTTGGCTCACTACAAGGTAAACCTTGGCCTACTTATGATGTTCCTCTAAAAGCTGGTATGAGTATTGGTATGTTACTCATTAGTGTTGAGTTATTACTAATGCTTATCATTCTACTTTTTATTGATCCTAAAAATGCTGGTGCTTGTTTTATTGGTTTTGCAGTTGGTGAATCTCTAGGTGCATCTGCTTTACGTATTGCAGGCGGTATTTTTACTAAAATTGCTGATATCGGCTCTGATTTGATGAAAATTGTATTTAACATCAAAGAAGATGATGCTCGTAACCCTGGTGTAATTGCAGACTGTACAGGTGACAATGCTGGTGATTCAGTCGGCCCATCTGCTGATGGTTTTGAAACTTATGGTGTTACAGGTGTAGCATTAATTACCTTTATCTTACTTGCTGTTAACCAAAAAACTGCTGGTGCAAATTACGAACTAATTCAAGTTCAATTATTAGTTTGGATCTTTGTAATGCGTATCCTAATGGTTTTAACCTCAGTAGTTTCTTATTTTATAAACCAAATTATTGCTAAAGCTAAATATGGTAATGCAGACAAGATGAATTTTGAAGCACCTTTAACTTCATTAGTATGGCTGACTTCCTTACTTTCAGTTGGCGTTACTTATGCAGCATCTTTCTTTTTAGTCAAAGACTTAGGTGATGGTTCTCTTTGGTGGAAACTTTCAACTATCATTTCTTGTGGTACTTTAGCTGGAGCTATTATCCCAGAATTGACAAAAATATTTACTTCTACAGATAGCGCACACGTTCGAGAAGTCGTAACTTCTTCTAAAGAAGGTGGAGCATCTCTTAACGTATTAAGCGGTCTAGTAGCAGGTAACTTTAGCGGTTATTGGATGGGCATGGTTATTATGTTACTAATGGGATTATCCTACTGGGTTAGTCTTGCTGGATTAGATACACTTATGGCTGCTCCTGCTGTATTTGCTTTTGGTTTAGTTGCATTTGGATTCTTGGGAATGGGGCCTGTCACAATTGCTGTAGATAGTTATGGCCCAGTAACAGATAATGCTCAATCTGTCTATGAACTCTCTTTAATTGAAAATATTCCAAACATTAAAGAAGAAATTAAGAAACAATTTGGATTTGAACCAAATTTTGATAAAGCTAAACATTTCCTTGAAGAAAATGATGGTGCTGGCAATACCTTTAAGGCTACTGCTAAACCTGTATTAATTGGTACTGCTGTAGTAGGTGCTACTACTATGATTTTCTCCATTATACAAATCCTTAAAGATAGTTTTGGTGATGCCCAAGCAATTGAACGTTTAGCTTTGGTTAATCCAATGGTACTACTTGGATTAATTACAGGCGGAGCAGTTATTTATTGGTTTACTGGTGCATCAATGCAAGCTGTTACTACTGGAGCTTATCAAGCAGTAGAATTCATTAAGAAAAATATTAAGCTAGAAGGTGTAGACAAAGCTTCTGTTACTGATAGCAAAAAGGTAGTAGAAATTTGTACACAGTATGCACAAAAAGGTATGTTTAATATCTTTTTAACTGTATTTTTTAGCACTTTGGCTTTTGCATGTTTTGAGCCTTTCTTCTTTATTGGCTATTTAATTTCAATTGCTATTTTTGGTCTTTACCAAGCAGTATTTATGGCTAACGCTGGTGGTGCTTGGGATAATGCTAAGAAAGTAGTAGAAGTAGAATTAAAACAAAAAGGTACACCTTTACATGCTGCTACTGTAGTAGGTGATACAGTAGGCGATCCTTTTAAGGATACATCTTCAGTAGCTATGAACCCAGTAATTAAATTTACTACCCTTTTTGGTTTATTAGCTGTTGAATTAGCTGTTGAAATGACTAAAGCAGATCAAGGAACCCTTTTAAGAGGTCTAGCTATAGGGTTTTTCTTAGCTTCTTTATTTTTCGTTTGGAGATCTTTCTATAGTATGCGTATTAATTCAGCAGCTTAG
- a CDS encoding ABC transporter ATP-binding protein produces the protein MLQLEDLHVSYGAIKALKGISIKVEQGEVVTLIGANGAGKTTTLRTITGLLTPKQGRVVFEGKDIGGTPTHKVVAQGICMSPEGRGVFANLSVEENLELGAYLANDAARIKSDLEKVFVLFPRLKERLKQISGTLSGGEQQMVAIGRAMMARPRLLLLDEPSLGLAPLVVKAIFQAIDEINKAGTTVLLVEQNAHTALKHSHRAYVLETGTIVLEGSSQELAADKRVREAYLGE, from the coding sequence ATGTTACAACTAGAAGATTTGCATGTTTCCTATGGTGCAATTAAAGCATTAAAAGGAATTTCTATTAAAGTTGAACAAGGCGAAGTTGTCACCTTGATTGGTGCTAATGGTGCAGGTAAAACTACTACACTACGCACAATTACAGGGCTTTTAACTCCTAAACAAGGAAGAGTGGTTTTTGAAGGTAAAGATATAGGTGGCACACCTACACACAAGGTAGTAGCACAAGGAATTTGTATGTCCCCTGAAGGACGAGGAGTTTTTGCTAATTTATCTGTAGAAGAAAACCTAGAGTTAGGTGCTTATTTAGCTAATGATGCTGCAAGAATCAAATCAGACCTTGAAAAGGTTTTTGTCCTCTTTCCTAGACTTAAAGAACGTCTAAAACAAATATCTGGAACGCTTTCAGGTGGTGAGCAACAAATGGTAGCAATTGGTCGGGCTATGATGGCACGACCTAGGTTATTACTACTAGATGAACCTTCTTTGGGTTTAGCCCCATTAGTTGTAAAAGCTATTTTTCAAGCCATAGATGAGATCAATAAAGCAGGGACAACAGTTTTATTAGTAGAACAAAATGCACACACAGCATTAAAACATTCTCATCGTGCTTATGTTCTTGAAACAGGCACTATTGTATTAGAAGGAAGTTCCCAAGAATTAGCAGCAGATAAACGAGTTCGTGAAGCCTACTTGGGAGAATAG